In Chroicocephalus ridibundus chromosome 21, bChrRid1.1, whole genome shotgun sequence, the sequence TCATGGGCCAAATGAGCCCCGCTGTCTTTTCATTATCTCGCTGCGTAAGAGGGCACGCAGCGTGACAAAGGCTGACTGCAGGCGCCCTGCGTGCCATAGCTCTTCCCCAAGGGCTTGCTCTCGGGGCAGACCCGGGCCTTCTTTGCAGTGCCACAGGGAAGTCCGGGCTCGTGGTGCTGGCCAAGAAGGCAGCCTTGCAAAGGCCTCCCGCATGCCAGCGCCCACATGACGTACACTGTGTGGCTATTATCTGCCGAGGCGCGAGGTTACgaaatgccaaaggaaaggcACTCCTCTCGGACACTGCCTGCTCAGCACGATGCATCACTCGCCAGTCCAACGGAGCCGGCCTCCATGCGCCTGCGGGCCCTGGCCATGGACCTGTGCAAGCCTGGGGGAGAAAGACCCCTCGTGCTCTTCCCGGAGGTACATGGTGCAAGGAGCACGGACACCCACCTGGACCCACAGGgcacaggctcctgccagccctgccccagccttgtAAAGCCCTCTCAAGTGTCCCCGCAAGCCCATTGCTGGGAGATGGTGCCGGTCAGGGGCTGCCCCTGGCGTGCTCTTGACATGGGAGCTCCGTCTGCTGGCGCGACcacagcagcccccggctgggctggccccgCTGGCACTCGcggctctcctgccagcagagcctggctgcgggcacagggcacagctctcTTTGGAGGGCAGAGCACgaggcaggcagcgaggagctgcaggagcagggccctctCCTGCTGTGCGCACCCCCGGCAGGGAGATGCCTGCTCTCATTTAGTCCatgaagcagaaaggggaggaaagcctGGGAAGCGGCATGTGCTGGTGTGGCGAGGGGATGCTGACTCAGGGAGGGGCAGAAGGACAGCCccatcttcctcagcagcagggagtGCCGCCTCTGCAGATTGGCCCAGGTGGTGCTGAGCAATGGCGGGGCCACTATAAAAGCTCTCCCTCTGCCACGCTCTCCCAACCACTGctctggctgccttctcctcGAGGAACAGGGTAAGTCCGCGAGCGCTTCTCCTCCTGGACCCCTGCAAGGACCTGGGTTCTTTTGTCTTGGgcgctcccctctgctgctctctcaccaTCTCTGCCCTCTTGCAGAGCACCATCTCATCCCGCACAAAGATGTCTTGCTACGACCTGTGCCCACCAAAAACCAGCGTCGCCGTCCCTCAGCCCATCGCTGAGAGCTGCAACGAGCTGTGcgcccgccagtgccccgactcctcggccttcatccagccgcccccggtcgtggtcaccttccccggccccatcctcagctccttcccccagcaagccgtggtgggctcctccggagcacccgcctttgggggctccctggggctggggggcctctacggtgccggggccacccagggctcgggaggcctctgcacctttggcagaccctacgctgctcctgcctgcagcccttgcgtCTTGCCCCGCTACACCAAGAAGCTCTGGGACACCTGTGGGCCCTGCTAGACCCAGCCCAGACCCGggcgctgcccccagcccaaacGCCAACGCCACAACCAGccatgcagggctgagctggagggcaCGGGGCACTCGCCGTGCCGCACACCCTTGGCCCTTCCCtggcctcttctcctgcccttgcctcCCAGCTCTCgctcagggaaggagctggacccAAAAGGCTCTGCGGGGCTGATGGGCCAAGTCCTCAACATCTGGAATGCTGCACCAAGGAGCCATCTGGAGCGAGAAGCCATGCCCTGCAG encodes:
- the LOC134526120 gene encoding LOW QUALITY PROTEIN: uncharacterized protein LOC134526120 (The sequence of the model RefSeq protein was modified relative to this genomic sequence to represent the inferred CDS: deleted 2 bases in 1 codon), which produces MTYTVWLLSAEARGYEMPKERHSSRTLPAQHDASLASPTEPASMRLRALAMDLCKPGGERPLVLFPEKDSPIFLSSRECRLCRLAQVVLSNGGATIKALPLPRSPNHCSGCLLLEEQSLPSCRAPSHPTKMSCYDLCPPKTSVAVPQPIAESCNELCARQCPDSSAFIQPPPVVVTFPGPILSSFPQQAVVGSSGAPAFGGSLGLGGLYGAGATQGSGGLCTFGRPYAAPACSPCVLPRYTKKLWDTCGPC